One genomic region from Campylobacter sp. RM5004 encodes:
- a CDS encoding type I restriction-modification system subunit M N-terminal domain-containing protein, whose protein sequence is MKQTNEIPNLNSDIETIETTEPTTATEQQKAEKEPTTEQNQTNQSTEATPTPKTTTAQINAKLWDACNTFRGLMDGSDYKDYILTMLFIKYLSDTYTEKITELKAVASTQSIKPY, encoded by the coding sequence ATGAAACAAACAAACGAAATTCCGAATTTAAATTCTGATATTGAAACAATAGAAACCACCGAGCCGACCACAGCGACCGAGCAACAAAAAGCCGAAAAAGAACCGACCACCGAACAAAACCAAACCAACCAAAGCACCGAAGCCACCCCAACCCCCAAAACCACCACCGCCCAGATAAACGCCAAACTCTGGGACGCGTGCAACACCTTCCGTGGGCTAATGGACGGCAGTGATTACAAAGACTACATTCTCACCATGCTATTTATCAAATACCTAAGCGACACCTACACCGAAAAAATCACCGAGCTAAAAGCTGTGGCATCGACTCAGTCTATAAAGCCCTACTAA